Genomic DNA from Oryza sativa Japonica Group chromosome 5, ASM3414082v1:
ttttggaaaatgACAAAGCAAAAGAGAACAAGATGCAAGACCAATACTACTTGAGAGCTAATGATCTACACACACCAAGATCAAATTACAATCTTACCTCTGATGAATTATCGGAGTTGTGGTGGTGGCTccggagctccggcggcgccgcggtgtTGGAGAAGTCGAGCATGTTGCTGCCGAGGCTGGTGGTGATGCATGACCTAGGAGAGGAAGCCATGAGCATCTGGCTCAGCTGAGACTTGTTGCTAgcacctcctcctgctgctgctgcttggatCTCATGCTGATGATCACCAGCAAGGTGGCTCCCATAGAAGCtgtaagcagcagcagcagcagtggctGCAGCTTGAGCCATGGAGCCCTCCTCCTTCATGCCACCAACCATGCATGCACtggctgcagctgcagcagcgtGATCTCCCCAATTCTCTAATCCCTTTGACAGGAGAGCCGCAGTGGCGCTGTACCTCTCCTGATCTCCAGCTAATCCCCCACTGTTTTGATTGCATGCAAAAAAAAGTGCAGTTAATTAGCTTTGTTTGCACAAGGAGCACACACACAGATGAGCACAAGAACATGAGTCCATGGAGATGGAAACAACTGCAGCAGAGTTAGTAGCATGAACACATGCTTGTATATATCTCTCTGATGATGGGTTAGCAGAAAAGGAGAAGAACATTAGGAAAGGCTTGATCTACTATAGGACAAAGTGGGTTAACCACTTTATTCCTTCTCCCTAGAGCTACACTTAAGTATGCTGTTTAACTATAGTTTAATTTACATGGATGTGCATGGCTGGCTTGTTTCTTATTtgaatctctctctccctgctTGAACATGATCAGGAGGCCATGAACTGAATATAGAAAATAGAGATAGataaggagagaagagaaggagagaggtGTTTACAGAAGCAGTTGGCTCCATGACTCCGGCATGCTGCtctcatggccgccgccgccgccgtcgtgcaagCTCGGAAgagaagcggcggcgccggcggtgccgTTCATCGGAACTAGACCTGGAGAGCTGTGCTGAAACTGCTGCGAGAAGATCAACGATGGAGAAGACAAGGAGGGCATGTTAGGAGAGGCCTCTTGATCCTCATGGCATGGCTTCAAGCTGCCCATCAaactgccggcgccgccgccgctgccgacgccgGTAGCCGTGCCTGTACTACTGCCGCTCCAGATCATCTGCTGCACCAGGGAGCTCTGGAATTCTCCTCTATTCATCACTGCTAGTGACAGAGAGGAGAGTATTAAAGGATATGTAGAAACAAAGATGATGAGTTCTTGCTTGCTTCAAGCTAAGCTAGCTGTGGGAAAGGAATGTGTGTTTTGCTAGCTTAGCTTTGGCCTCTCTTTGCATGCACACAACTTGTGTACTGGAAATCTCAGGTCAATCTTAAAGGGGCCAGTGGCTTAATTTTCTctttgaggagagagagaggacagcTGCAACAAcaaggagagaagaaagaaacaggagaggagagatggagaagaagaagaagaagaagaaaaagcatAGGGCCTGTTTGGAGAGGAATCTGggctttgttttgttttcctcctctcttccttttGCTTCACTCCTTTATTTTGTGAACTTTCCCTTGctttcctccccctctccctgcAGCCTCTCtcattctttttctctcttgctctcacatatacatacatgcatacattttttttctttctccccataagttttttcttttctttatttccaTTCTTCCCTGTCACTTTTGCTTTATCATTAAAGTGATGTAGGAAAGGTATGTGAGACACACCATTCCGGACCAAAAGGAGCGGTTTAAAGACGAGGCCGGTGCTTGTTAATAATCCTGGTTACGTTTAATTTCATGTAGTACCTTTCAAGCCTCCAATtaattgattgattaattaattaagtaggaGCTGATGATGATAATTAGCCATGATATGAAGACGCTGTTAAATCTGTAGTGTGTGTAGTAGATGCAAGAGAGTAATTACCTCTGCAACACGCACATACACAGGGGATATATATGCAGCAACAGTagtgcacgcatgcatgcacgcacagAAAGCGATCATTTAGAAGTGGAAAGAATATCCGTTTACTTAAAATATTCGTCCTCTCATGAATGTGGCGTTTGTATCTGTATCAAGGAAAAACGGAAATGATACGGTTTTCTTGCTTTATTTCAGGGAAAAAAAGTACTATCAGTGTACTATATAAGTAGTGTAAATTCTTTTggaatatagtatatatatacatgtttttttaaaatagggAAGTGTAGTAGTGTACTCTCGCTCTCTACGttaactactacctccatccaaaaaaaccgTAGTTTTGCACTGTTtatgtccaatgtttgaccgtccgttttatttaaaattttattataattaatatttttttattgttattagataataaaacatgaatagtattttatgtgtaactgattttttaaagttttttataaacttttcaaataagatggacggttagACGTTTGATACGGAAACCACAATTGtttttaaaatgggacggaggtagtactagatGCACACAACAATTACAGTACCATCGTTGTTTTGTTAAATTACAGTACTTTGTTTGGGATCTAACGTGatactatatatattaattgCCAACATGATATTTGGTCGTATCAGTTCGATCGGTAAGGGGATCCACCAAAAAACAAAAGTTGCTTGACTAGCAACCGAACAGGTGAGGACCAAGCAAATCTTGTTTGTTTTGAGAAAAAATGTTTTGATGCTCGATCGCCCAAAAGCTGATAAAGCATAATTGTGAAACAAACTGATTGATTTAAAGCTATCCGCTACTTGTACAGCTTTCTTTAAGGCTCTCATTTTTTCCCTAAAGCACATATATTATAGTAGAACAATATTATGCCCTCTGCATTTCTATTTGAAAAGCCCTAGGATCAAACTTTCATAAAGAAGTATTATTCATAACTAGTGGAATATATCTCAGTTGTATTATATTATCCATGGAAACTAGTGGAAAATGTAGCACAACGTAAATTTAGCATATGCATACACTACAAAGTTCAATTAACAGCATCTACTTAACTGGTACATGTATATTCATAATTTGTTACCATGTTTGGTCTGTTTAAAGCATGCAAAGGCTTTTACATTCAGCAAATGTAACCTTACATCAATTTATATGTATAATTAGTTTGCATATATAGTACTTCACTGTTTAGTTCAATAATTattccatgaaaaaaaataagcaaTCCAAGATTCCTATTAGAAACCCAAAACAAATTATCCCACTCAAATAGCTCAAATAGAGAAACATGTTTTATATACAGATCTGACTCGCCCAAGAAAACAGTACTCAACTTCCACTCTGAATTTCCATGTCTTCTATATATATCATCCCAATTTTTTTAACCCAtgtttattttccttaactATTCACAAAAACTCAATATGAGATTGTTGAATAAATTAATGAGTTAAAACATAATTTTAACCACTGAATAGATCATTAGTGGTTCTTTGTGAATATGCCAAGAAAACAATAATTCTTACACCTATTAAAGAAGGTATCAGTAATGTCTAGATGCATTAGTGATTTCTGTCAATTATTCCTACCGATCCATCATAAAAAAGTCTTATAGTGTATTTTTCTACGTTTCGCACCCACTAGCTTGCTCTGAAGTCTAGTAGTAAATTCACCACTCCACTTTCTCTAAACTTCCTTTTGACGAATTTATCCTTGAAATGACATGCAATAGTCCTTCCATATATGTTATTGTTCTTATTTTTACCCAATAGggttaaaattttcatatatgtaGAATAcacagtaattaattaagtagcaTCTGCAAAAATGAGAAGTACccctataacaaaaaaaaaagtgagagcGTGTTTCATGCAAAACTCAAATAAAATGCCCTTGAACAATATTAAACATGTGTGTTTATTTTGTTGTGCATGGTAAACACCATTATTTATCTTATTAGAATAACATATGGACTCATGGAAAAAAATGGATTGAACTAATGCAAATATTGTTAGAACTTACATCTGGTATAGGTGAAACATTCATCCTAACTGCGATATTCACTTTCGATATATTgaaataacacaaatattgaaaaaatattattagTTATTTTATGGTTCTTATGAATGTAAAAGCTTTTATAGTATAAATTTTTGTACTACTAAAGAGTAGGTCTGAGATATAAGGTGATATCAGAAACTAaactaaaactaaaaattaTGTTACCAATTATTACCTCCTCAATGAACTAAAAATGCTCTTGGGGTTTTGTAGAGTTTTTTTTAGGAAACAAAATTCTGTAGTAATTGGATCCATAATTCCTCCCCTTCTTTCCCAAACTTTGAGGTAACTTTGGATTCTGTAGTAATTGATTATAATATTGTTACCTCCTCAATGTAACAGAATGTAAGCATGATTTTATAATTATTCACTCCCTCATTTTTCGTGCGCACGTTTTCTGAATTGGTAAGCAATGCGTATTATATTCACTCCCTCAATGTAACATTCTAcaagaaagttgctttaaaaattatattaatttattttttaagttttttagctaatattgAGGGcatggtagagctccaactccttaatttagctccaggagatGGGATTGGAGTTGTGTTGTGGAGCAGTTTAAAcctagctccacctctctagttcattttatgaGAACGCTCTACCCAGCTCCGTTCCCATTTTAGGTAAagttgaaactgtttggctaggCTCTAGCTCTAAGAGAGGTAGagttggagctgtgccaaacagatcTTGatttaatcatgagctaatgaaTTGCTCCGTTTCATGTGCAAGGGGGAGAAGTACCCAACCGGAACATTCAAGCTTAGCCTAAGGCTGAGTTTAGGAGGTGGACTTAGAAACTCCACATCCCCGCACAGAAAACGGTATTGCCCATTAAcgcttgattaattaagtatgagTCTAAAATACTtcaaacatagattaatatgatttttaaattaACTTTCTATAGAAAACTTAAAAGAAACgcatcgtttaacagtttgtaaagcgtgcacgcggagaAAAAGAGATACGAGTTTGGGAAAGAAGGGGAAAGAACACAGCCGAAGCAGGGTTCGTGCAACCTCCTCAACCATAGTACTAAATTTACAATTTTGCATTATCTGTGCGAAACAATAGCacgattttcttaaaaaaaagaaaagcgtAACATCATGCTTACATTCTGTTACACCACCTACCTTGGAATAAAATTCCTTTTGCAACCATGCCAGGACAAAATTTATGTGACAAAAACAGCACAAGCCACTCGCGAGGCCGCGGTGGCTTGATGGCGAAGTGATGGAGCCAAGTCCAGCATCATGTCGATCCTACGTGTCAactccaaaaaaaattaaaaaaaatctggccccaagaaaaaaaatcgtagaATGCACGTCAACAAGAAGAGGATATACACACACATGATCATGATGTATAATCACATGCTACTCCTTTTGAAGTACATGTCTACGCACTAGTTAATACAGGTTAATTCCTTTTGGGCTGCATCATTTAGCTTGGAGAGACAGTATCTGATAAAAACATGTACTCGTACATTAGAACACGCTAATCACTCCATAATCCTCACTGTCTCCCTCAGTCAGTCATGTCAAAGAAAGCAGCCAAGCTGCAGGCACGTGTAgggcaataaaataaatatatcgtTATAGCTGCC
This window encodes:
- the LOC4338155 gene encoding transcription factor bHLH68 → MNRGEFQSSLVQQMIWSGSSTGTATGVGSGGGAGSLMGSLKPCHEDQEASPNMPSLSSPSLIFSQQFQHSSPGLVPMNGTAGAAASLPSLHDGGGGGHESSMPESWSQLLLGGLAGDQERYSATAALLSKGLENWGDHAAAAAASACMVGGMKEEGSMAQAAATAAAAAYSFYGSHLAGDHQHEIQAAAAGGGASNKSQLSQMLMASSPRSCITTSLGSNMLDFSNTAAPPELRSHHHNSDNSSECNSTATGSALKKARVQASSSAQSTLKVRKERLGDRITALHQIVSPFGKTDTASVLQETIGYIRFLLSQIEALSYPYMGDANGTGPMQNGPVGERNPGLFPEYPGQLLNHNGNTGAQQPAAQPEQQGANDDGKKDLRSRGLCLVPVSCTSHFGGDNAADYWAPAPLGGILR